The Salvelinus alpinus chromosome 35, SLU_Salpinus.1, whole genome shotgun sequence genome window below encodes:
- the LOC139563919 gene encoding growth factor receptor-bound protein 10-like isoform X6, whose protein sequence is MPSCSPDCCLLQAVEFIKIFSEDGMGKVVEIPADMTARDLCQLLVYKSHCVDDNSWALVEHHPLLGLERCLEDHELVVQVQASMTSEGRFLFRKNYAKYEFFRNPLNFFPEHMVAWCQETNGAIPPSQLLQNFLNSSSCPEIQGFLYVKEMGRKSWKKLYVFLRRSGLYFSTKGTSKEPRHLQLLADLEDSNVFTVTTGKKLHSAPTDYEFCIKPNKRTELKELRMLCTEDEQSRTSWMTAFRLFKYGIVLYQNYKIPQQRKTLSHFSTPVRSVSENSLVAMDFSGRIGRVIDNPLEAQSAAMEEGYAWRKRSQRMNILGSPSPLHPCLLSSVIHRTQLWFHGRITREESHRMIHQQGQVDGLFLLRDSQSNPKAFVLTLCHHQKIKHFQILPCEEDGQIFFSLDDGSTKFTDLIQLVEFYQLNRGVLPCKLKHPCTLVAL, encoded by the exons ATGCCATCGTGCTCTCCGGACTGCTGCCTATTACAGGCCGTAGAG TTTATAAAAATTTTCAGCGAGGACGGCATGGGGAAAGTAGTGGAAATACCAGCCGACATGACTGCAAGAGATCTTTGTCAGCTCCTCGTGTACAAAAGCCATTGTGTGGATGACAACAGTTGGGCACTTGTTGAGCATCACCCTCTCCTCGGACTAG AGAGGTGCTTGGAGGACCATGAGCTGGTGGTACAAGTGCAGGCATCCATGACCAGCGAGGGCAGATTTCTGTTCAGGAAGAACTATGCCAAATATGAATTCTTCAGAAATCCCTTG AATTTCTTTCCCGAGCATATGGTTGCATGGTGCCAGGAAACAAATGGTGCAATCCCACCATCTCAACTTTTACAG aaTTTCTTGAACTCCAGCAGTTGTCCTGAGATCCAGGGCTTTTTATACGTGAAAGAGATGGGCAGGAAATCCTGGAAGAAGCTGTACGTGTTCCTTAGACGCTCAGGGCTTTACTTTTCTACAAAAGGAACGTCAAAG GAGCCCAGGCATTTACAGTTACTAGCAGACCTGGAGGACAGCAATGTCTTCACAGTAACAACAGGCAAGAAGCTACACAGTGCGCCGACAGACTACGAGTTCTGTATAAAG CCCAACAAGAGGACTGAGCTGAAAGAGTTGAGGATGTTGTGTACTGAAGACGAACAGAGCAGAACGTCCTGGATGACAGCCTTCAGACTCTTCAAG TATGGAATAGTCCTCTATCAGAACTACAAGATTCCTCAGCAGAGAAAAACTCTGTCACACTTTTCAACACCAGTG CGGAGTGTGTCTGAGAATTCTCTGGTTGCCATGGATTTCTCAGGAAGGATAGGCAGGGTGATCGACAATCCCTTGGAGGCCCAGAGCGCTGCCATGGAGGAGGGTTATGCCTGGAGG AAGAGAAGTCAACGGATGAACATTCTAGGTAGTCCCagtccactacatccctgtttaTTAAGCTCAG TTATTCACAGAACACAGCTGTGGTTCCATGGGCGCATAACGCGAGAAGAGTCCCATCGAATGATCCACCAACAAGGCCAGGTGGACGG GTTGTTTCTGTTGAGGGACAGTCAAAGCAACCCAAAGGCCTTTGTCCTCACACTGTGCCATCACCAGAAAATCAAGCATTTCCAGATCTTACCG TGTGAAGAGGACGGCCAGATCTTC
- the LOC139563919 gene encoding growth factor receptor-bound protein 10-like isoform X5 yields the protein MNSSFESLYSTCSSVQSESVPLLQHNGQVHVHRSAPMPPHNHTSASELQHSPTSPKQRLRRSQPMHILAVRRLQEEEQQLRTSSLPAIPNPFPELSGSPVLSPGSLPPCQPSGTYFIKIFSEDGMGKVVEIPADMTARDLCQLLVYKSHCVDDNSWALVEHHPLLGLERCLEDHELVVQVQASMTSEGRFLFRKNYAKYEFFRNPLNFFPEHMVAWCQETNGAIPPSQLLQNFLNSSSCPEIQGFLYVKEMGRKSWKKLYVFLRRSGLYFSTKGTSKEPRHLQLLADLEDSNVFTVTTGKKLHSAPTDYEFCIKPNKRTELKELRMLCTEDEQSRTSWMTAFRLFKYGIVLYQNYKIPQQRKTLSHFSTPVRSVSENSLVAMDFSGRIGRVIDNPLEAQSAAMEEGYAWRKRSQRMNILGSPSPLHPCLLSSVIHRTQLWFHGRITREESHRMIHQQGQVDGLFLLRDSQSNPKAFVLTLCHHQKIKHFQILPCEEDGQIFFSLDDGSTKFTDLIQLVEFYQLNRGVLPCKLKHPCTLVAL from the exons ATGAACTCCTCGTTCGAGAGCCTGTACTCCACATGCAGCAGCGTGCAGTCTGAGTCAGTTCCCCTCCTGCAGCACAACGGCCAGGTGCATGTGCACCGCAGCGCCCCCATGCCCCCCCACAACCACACCTCCGCCAGCGAGCTGCAGCACAGCCCCACCTCCCCCAAACAGAGACTCCGACGCTCCCAGCCCATGCACATCCTCGCCGTCAG GAGACTGCAGGAAGAGGAGCAGCAGCTCCGGACGTCCTCTCTGCCAGCCATCCCCAACCCCTTTCCCGAGCTCTCCGGCTCTCCTGTCCTCAGCCCTGGGTCCTTACCTCCGTGTCAGCCCTCAGGCACATAC TTTATAAAAATTTTCAGCGAGGACGGCATGGGGAAAGTAGTGGAAATACCAGCCGACATGACTGCAAGAGATCTTTGTCAGCTCCTCGTGTACAAAAGCCATTGTGTGGATGACAACAGTTGGGCACTTGTTGAGCATCACCCTCTCCTCGGACTAG AGAGGTGCTTGGAGGACCATGAGCTGGTGGTACAAGTGCAGGCATCCATGACCAGCGAGGGCAGATTTCTGTTCAGGAAGAACTATGCCAAATATGAATTCTTCAGAAATCCCTTG AATTTCTTTCCCGAGCATATGGTTGCATGGTGCCAGGAAACAAATGGTGCAATCCCACCATCTCAACTTTTACAG aaTTTCTTGAACTCCAGCAGTTGTCCTGAGATCCAGGGCTTTTTATACGTGAAAGAGATGGGCAGGAAATCCTGGAAGAAGCTGTACGTGTTCCTTAGACGCTCAGGGCTTTACTTTTCTACAAAAGGAACGTCAAAG GAGCCCAGGCATTTACAGTTACTAGCAGACCTGGAGGACAGCAATGTCTTCACAGTAACAACAGGCAAGAAGCTACACAGTGCGCCGACAGACTACGAGTTCTGTATAAAG CCCAACAAGAGGACTGAGCTGAAAGAGTTGAGGATGTTGTGTACTGAAGACGAACAGAGCAGAACGTCCTGGATGACAGCCTTCAGACTCTTCAAG TATGGAATAGTCCTCTATCAGAACTACAAGATTCCTCAGCAGAGAAAAACTCTGTCACACTTTTCAACACCAGTG CGGAGTGTGTCTGAGAATTCTCTGGTTGCCATGGATTTCTCAGGAAGGATAGGCAGGGTGATCGACAATCCCTTGGAGGCCCAGAGCGCTGCCATGGAGGAGGGTTATGCCTGGAGG AAGAGAAGTCAACGGATGAACATTCTAGGTAGTCCCagtccactacatccctgtttaTTAAGCTCAG TTATTCACAGAACACAGCTGTGGTTCCATGGGCGCATAACGCGAGAAGAGTCCCATCGAATGATCCACCAACAAGGCCAGGTGGACGG GTTGTTTCTGTTGAGGGACAGTCAAAGCAACCCAAAGGCCTTTGTCCTCACACTGTGCCATCACCAGAAAATCAAGCATTTCCAGATCTTACCG TGTGAAGAGGACGGCCAGATCTTC